In Pseudemcibacter aquimaris, the sequence GCCTTTTGATTTACCAAGGCCCGCAGTTACATAAAGATCGGAAATGAATACGCCTGCTTCTAGTTCTGATTTTGCGACCTCAACGGTCGGCAGGTCGGCGCCTAATGATCTTTCTTCAAATGCTTTCTTTGCGGTTGATTCCGCCTTTTCGGCTGCTTCACGGCCATGGCACATGGCAGTTACTTCGTTAGCGAGTACTTTTTTCGCTTCGTTGATTTCTGCACCCTCAAGTGCTTCTAATTTTGCGATTTCATCAAGCGGTAGTTCAGTAAATAATTTTAGAAAACGACCAACATCCGCGTCATCAGTATTGCGCCAGAATTGCCAAAAATCATACGGGCTAAGCATGTCATCATTTAACCAAATGGCGCCATTTGCTGATTTACCCATTTTTGCGCCACTTGCCGTGGTAATAAGTGGGGTCGTCAGGCCGAATACTTCTTTTTGATCTTTACGGCGGTTCAGTTCCACGCCGTTAATGATGTTACCCCACTGATCTGATCCGCCCATTTGAAGCCCACAATCAACACGGCGTTGTAGTTCAAGAAAATCATACGCTTGCAGGATCATATAGTTAAACTCTAGAAACGTTAGCGGGTTTTCACGGTCAAGACGTAGTTTCACGCTTTCGAAAGTCATCATGCGGTTGATGGTGAAGTGTGGGCCCACATCGCGTAGAAGTTCTACATAACCAAGCTTATCAAGCCAGTCGGCATTGTTCGGCATGATGGCATCTGTGTCGCCGTCACCGAAATCAAGGTATTTT encodes:
- the tyrS gene encoding tyrosine--tRNA ligase, coding for MTETIDNYTPKSEFLKVMMERGFIHQCTDPEALDKKLLAGVVPAYIGFDLTASSLHVGSLVQIMMLRHLQKSGHKPVVLMGGGTTKIGDPSGKDESRQMLTVEKINENMQGIKKVFEKYLDFGDGDTDAIMPNNADWLDKLGYVELLRDVGPHFTINRMMTFESVKLRLDRENPLTFLEFNYMILQAYDFLELQRRVDCGLQMGGSDQWGNIINGVELNRRKDQKEVFGLTTPLITTASGAKMGKSANGAIWLNDDMLSPYDFWQFWRNTDDADVGRFLKLFTELPLDEIAKLEALEGAEINEAKKVLANEVTAMCHGREAAEKAESTAKKAFEERSLGADLPTVEVAKSELEAGVFISDLYVTAGLGKSKGEVRRLIKQGGAKINDEKITDGEMKVTLDNLNDQGSIKLSAGKKRHILIMPK